The following nucleotide sequence is from Gemmatimonadaceae bacterium.
CGTACGCCACGCAGATCGACACGCAATTGCCGATCATCCGCGACGCCCAGATCGTGACGTACGTGAATACACTCGGCAATTCACTCGCCGCCGTCACCGACACCCGCGGGCTCGCGTGGCATTTCGCGATCGTGGACACGAAGGAAGTGAACGCCTTTGCCGTGCCCGGCGGCTGGGTGTACGTGAACCGCGGCCTGGTCGCGCGCGCGCAGTCCATGGACCAG
It contains:
- a CDS encoding M48 family metalloprotease, coding for MLTHSVPVARAARRLALVAVTMAAATACAISTQQEVQLGATYATQIDTQLPIIRDAQIVTYVNTLGNSLAAVTDTRGLAWHFAIVDTKEVNAFAVPGGWVYVNRGLVARAQSMDQ